Proteins from a genomic interval of Phycisphaerae bacterium:
- a CDS encoding ABC transporter ATP-binding protein yields MGSASLEKGRFGSMVEVSELTKVFPTTEGGEKWAVDGLSFRVAPGEIYGLLGPNGAGKTTALRMVSGLITPTSGRVRLDGFDVAAQRQQAKSRLGYLTASTGLYQRLSPRELLTYFGELLGMDRPAVQHRIAELIDWLDMGGFADLRCGGLSTGQKQRTNIARAVMGDPPILIMDEPTLGLDVLTNRIVLDFIRSEGARGKAIIMSTHYLDDAERLCHRCGLIHEGRLVGEGSLAELQRTTGRSRLSEVFLKLCGQAEHVLEMAGPRR; encoded by the coding sequence TTGGGCAGCGCATCCTTGGAAAAGGGTCGGTTCGGCTCGATGGTCGAAGTCAGCGAATTGACGAAGGTCTTTCCCACGACCGAGGGCGGCGAAAAATGGGCCGTCGACGGCCTGTCGTTTCGAGTTGCACCGGGGGAAATCTATGGACTCCTGGGACCGAACGGTGCAGGCAAGACCACGGCGCTGCGGATGGTGAGTGGGCTGATCACGCCGACATCGGGGCGGGTCCGGCTGGACGGGTTCGACGTCGCCGCTCAGCGTCAGCAAGCCAAGAGTCGCCTGGGATACCTGACCGCGAGTACGGGGCTGTATCAGCGGCTCTCCCCGCGCGAACTGCTCACCTATTTCGGCGAACTGCTTGGCATGGACCGCCCGGCCGTGCAGCACAGGATCGCGGAGTTGATCGATTGGCTGGACATGGGCGGTTTTGCCGATCTGCGATGCGGCGGACTGTCCACCGGCCAGAAGCAGCGTACGAACATCGCCCGCGCGGTCATGGGTGACCCGCCCATTCTGATTATGGACGAGCCCACGCTGGGGTTGGATGTCTTGACCAACCGGATCGTGCTGGACTTTATCCGCTCGGAAGGCGCGCGCGGCAAGGCAATCATCATGTCCACGCATTATCTGGACGACGCCGAGCGACTGTGCCATCGCTGCGGGCTCATTCATGAAGGCCGGCTGGTCGGTGAGGGATCGCTCGCGGAGTTGCAGCGCACCACTGGTCGCAGCCGGCTCAGCGAGGTGTTTTTAAAGCTGTGCGGGCAGGCCGAACACGTGTTGGAAATGGCGGGACCTCGAAGGTAG
- a CDS encoding nicotinate phosphoribosyltransferase, which translates to MNNPLLPSDAELPFCTDLYQLTMAAAYHAQGLHRRRCVFELFIRRLPQNRSYLVAAGLEQATAAVGHLRFRAEDTDYLRALPAFHAVSKEFFSVLGQFSFAGDIHAVPEGTVVFANEPLLRVSGTLLEAQIVETLAINSLHFQTAVASKAARIVLAARDRPVIEFGTRRSPGPQGALLAARAALIAGCTATSNVAAARMFDYPPAGTMAHSWIMAHDDEQAAFVDYANIFPDSTIALVDTYDVETGVRRAARLGPRLSAIRLDSGDLLGQSRLARRILDQADCGHVKILASGDLNEFKIDDLLAAGAPIDAFGVGTEMTTVADAPSLAMVYKLVEVEDAAGRLRPCIKTSADKQTTGRAKQVYRRERDGRFLGDLVAAADGPPLEGTPLLVPVVRSGKPLAATRPVAHIADYARQQISHLPESLRSLRGSAPFPIEIHSSLKSE; encoded by the coding sequence TTGAATAACCCATTACTGCCCAGCGACGCTGAACTGCCCTTTTGCACCGATCTTTACCAGTTAACCATGGCGGCGGCCTACCACGCCCAGGGGCTCCACCGCCGGCGCTGCGTCTTCGAGCTGTTTATCCGGCGGCTCCCGCAAAATCGGTCCTATCTCGTGGCGGCCGGCTTGGAACAGGCCACTGCGGCGGTGGGGCACCTTCGCTTTAGGGCGGAAGACACTGATTATCTTAGAGCCCTTCCGGCGTTTCACGCCGTGAGTAAGGAGTTTTTCAGCGTCCTGGGGCAATTCAGTTTCGCGGGCGACATCCACGCCGTTCCCGAAGGGACCGTCGTGTTTGCGAACGAACCGCTTCTGCGCGTCTCCGGCACGCTCCTGGAGGCGCAGATCGTCGAAACTCTCGCGATCAACAGCCTGCACTTTCAGACCGCCGTGGCCTCCAAGGCAGCCCGCATCGTGCTCGCCGCGCGCGACCGGCCGGTCATCGAGTTCGGCACTCGCCGCTCGCCCGGCCCGCAGGGCGCGCTGCTCGCCGCCCGCGCCGCGCTGATCGCCGGTTGCACCGCGACGAGCAATGTTGCCGCGGCGCGGATGTTCGATTATCCGCCTGCGGGCACGATGGCGCATTCCTGGATCATGGCCCACGACGACGAGCAAGCCGCATTTGTCGACTATGCCAACATCTTTCCGGATTCAACCATCGCGCTCGTCGATACGTACGACGTCGAGACCGGGGTGCGCCGCGCGGCACGATTGGGGCCGCGCCTCTCTGCGATACGCCTGGACAGCGGCGACCTGCTGGGCCAATCGCGACTCGCGAGGCGAATCCTCGATCAGGCCGATTGCGGCCACGTCAAAATCCTCGCGTCCGGCGATCTCAACGAATTCAAGATCGACGACCTCCTCGCCGCGGGCGCGCCGATCGATGCGTTCGGTGTGGGCACGGAAATGACCACCGTCGCCGATGCCCCGAGCCTTGCAATGGTGTACAAGCTCGTGGAAGTCGAGGACGCCGCCGGCCGCCTTCGACCCTGTATCAAGACCTCCGCTGATAAGCAGACGACCGGCCGCGCCAAACAGGTTTACCGCCGCGAGCGAGACGGCCGCTTTCTCGGCGATCTCGTGGCCGCCGCCGACGGGCCGCCACTGGAAGGGACGCCTTTGCTGGTTCCCGTCGTCCGATCGGGAAAGCCCCTGGCCGCCACGCGCCCGGTCGCGCACATTGCCGATTACGCGCGGCAACAGATTTCCCATCTCCCGGAATCCCTTCGCAGTTTGCGCGGCTCGGCCCCGTTTCCGATCGAAATCCACTCCTCCCTTAAATCCGAGTAA